From a single Carassius carassius chromosome 8, fCarCar2.1, whole genome shotgun sequence genomic region:
- the LOC132145535 gene encoding alpha-taxilin-like produces the protein MQRSEVKDPVADSSADETEESTSASEMTNSPKGAVTQPDGTPTKAGEGLAEAKANSASCDMAEELSRQLEDILSTYCHEDGGVGGEDAAVTNGQPDGVEVNGLSEKEDGKQQEAKLNGNGCTEKDQKKMQDKKKVKGLGKEITLLMQTLNTLSTPEEKLGGLCKKYAELLEEHRNAQKQMRVLQKKQTQLIQEKDHLRNEHSKAILARSKLESLCRELQRHNRTLKEDGVQRARLEEEKRKEVTSHFQVTLNDIQVQMEQHNERNANLRQENMELADKLKKLIEQYELREEHIDKVFKQKDLQQQLVDAKLHQAQALLKDSGDRHQKEKDFLLKEAAESQRMYELMKQQEVHLKQQLSLYTEKFEEFQNTLSKSNEVFTTFKQEMEKMTKKIKKLEKETSMYRSRWESSNKALLEMAEEKTLRDKDFESLQVKVQRLEKLCRALQIERNELSKKVEGVSTGVERKPETEAGSPSEATDSEEGSPVHQNSAENPQTTLSPVCHSAPDLEAETPREVCSAQD, from the exons ATGCAGAGGAGTGAGGTGAAGGATCCGGTAGCTGATAGCAGTGCAGATGAAACAGAGGAGAGCACTTCTGCATCTGAGATGACCAACAGCCCTAAAGGAGCTGTAACACAGCCGGATGGCACACCAACCAAGGCAGGGGAAGGCT TGGCAGAGGCTAAAGCGAATTCTGCCTCCTGTGACATGGCTGAGGAACTGAGCAGACAGCTGGAGGACATCCTCAGCACCTATTGTCATGAGGATGGTGGTGTTGGCGGTGAGGACGCGGCAGTGACCAATGGCCAGCCTGACGGTGTGGAAGTGAATGGGTTGTCTGAGAAGGAGGACGGCAAGCAGCAGGAGGCCAAGCTGAATGGCAATGGATGCACTGAGAAGGATCAGAAAAAGATGCAGGACAAGAAGAAAGTGAAAGGCTTGG GCAAGGAGATCACCCTTCTTATGCAGACCCTCAACACATTGAGCACTCCAGAGGAGAAGCTGGGTGGTCTCTGCAAGAAGTATGCTGAGCTG CTAGAGGAGCACCGTAATGCTCAGAAACAGATGCGGGTTCTGCAGAAGAAGCAGACGCAGCTGATCCAGGAGAAGGACCACTTACGAAACGAGCACAGCAAAGCCATCCTGGCACGCAGCAAGCTGGAGAGTCTCTGTCGAGAACTGCAGAGACACAACCGCACACTTAAG GAGGATGGCGTGCAGCGAGCCCGTTTGGAGGAGGAGAAAAGGAAGGAAGTGACTTCACATTTCCAGGTGACTCTGAACGACATCCAAgttcagatggagcagcacaacGAGCGTAATGCAAACCTAAGGCAGGAGAACATGGAGCTGGCTGACAAACTGAAGAAGCTCATTGAGCAGTATGAGCTCAGAGAGGAG CATATTGACAAGGTGTTCAAGCAGAAAGACCTGCAGCAACAGCTGGTGGATGCTAAGCTTCATCAGGCACAGGCTCTGCTCAAGGACTCAGGGGACAGGCATCAGAAGGAGAAAGACTTT ctcCTGAAAGAGGCAGCGGAGTCGCAGAGGATGTATGAGCTCATGAAACAACAGGAAGTCCATCTGAAACAGCAG CTCTCATTGTACACAGAGAAGTTTGAAGAATTTCAAAACACACTTTCCAAAAGCAACGAGGTGTTCACAACATTCAAACAAGAGATGGAAAAG ATGACAAAGAAGATTAAAAAGCTGGAGAAGGAAACATCCATGTACAGATCACGATGGGAAAGTAGTAACAAAGCCTTGCTGGAAATGGCAGAGGAG AAAACGCTAAGAGACAAAGATTTCGAAAGCCTGCAGGTGAAGGTGCAGCGACTAGAAAAGCTCTGCCGTGCCTTACAGATAGAACGCAACGAGCTGAGTAAGAAGGTTGAGGGTGTCTCCACAGGTGTTGAGAGAAAGCCAGAAACAGAGGCGGGGTCTCCATCAGAAGCCACAGACTCGGAGGAGGGCAGCCCTGTCCATCAGAACAGCGCAGAGAATCCACAGACCACTCTTAGCCCGGTGTGTCACTCTGCTCCAGATCTAGAGGCCGAGACTCCCAGAGAGGTTTGCTCAGCTCAGGATTGA
- the LOC132145536 gene encoding probable histone deacetylase 1-B isoform X2, with protein sequence MALSSQGTKKKVCYYYDGDVGNYYYGQGHPMKPHRIRMTHNLLLNYGLYRKMEIYRPHKANGEEMTKYHSDDYIKFLRSIRPDNMSEYSKQMQRFNVGEDCPVFDGLFEFCQLSTGGSVAGAVKLNKQQTDIAINWAGGLHHAKKSEASGFCYVNDIVLAILELLKYHQRVLYIDIDIHHGDGVEEAFYTTDRVMTVSFHKYGEYFPGTGDLRDIGAGKGKYYAVNYPLRDGIDDESYEAIFKPIMAKVMEMYQPSAVVLQCGADSLSGDRLGCFNLTIKGHAKCVEYIKSFNLPLLMLGGGGYTIRNVARCWTYETAVALDSTIPNELPYNDYFEYFGPDFKLHISPSNMTNQNTNDYLEKIKQRLFENLRMLPHAPGVQMQAIPEDAVQEDSGDEEDDPDKRISIRAHDKRIACDEEFSDSEDEGQGGRRNAANYKKPKRVKTEEEKDGEEKKDVKEEEKASEEKMDTKGPKEELKTV encoded by the exons ATGGCGCTGAGTTCTCAAGGAACAAAGAAGAAAGTTTGCTATTATTATGACG GGGATGTTGGGAATTACTACTATGGCCAGGGTCATCCCATGAAACCCCACAGAATCCGCATGACCCACAACCTCCTCCTCAACTATGGCCTGTATAGGAAAATGGAAATTTAT CGGCCTCATAAAGCCAATGGTGAAGAAATGACCAAGTATCACAGTGATGATTACATCAAGTTCCTTCGTTCCATCCGCCCAGACAACATGTCTGAGTACAGCAAGCAGATGCAGAGAT TTAATGTAGGGGAAGATTGTCCCGTCTTTGATGGCTTATTTGAGTTCTGTCAGCTCTCAACAGGTGGATCTGTTG CTGGGGCTGTGAAACTGAACAAACAGCAGACAGACATTGCCATTAACTGGGCAGGAGGCCTTCATCATGCCAAGAAATCTGAGGCGTCTGGTTTCTGCTATGTCAACGACATCGTACTCGCCATTCTGGAGCTGCTCAA GTACCATCAAAGAGTGCTTTACATCGACATTGACATTCATCACGGAGATGGAGTCGAGGAAGCTTTCTACACAACAGACCGTGTCATGACTGTTTCCTTCCACAAGTATGGAGAGTATTTCCCGGGTACTGGAGACCTCCGA gatatcGGTGCAGGGAAGGGAAAATACTATGCGGTGAATTACCCGCTCAGGGATGGTATAGATGATGAGTCCTACGAAGCCATATTCAAACCT ATTATGGCCAAAGTGATGGAGATGTACCAGCCCAGTGCTGTGGTGCTCCAGTGTGGCGCTGACTCTCTGTCCGGAGATCGATTGGGCTGCTTTAACCTCACCATCAAAG GCCATGCCAAGTGTGTGGAGTACATAAAGAGCTTTAACCTGCCCCTGCTCATGCTGGGAGGAGGAGGCTACACCATCAGGAACGTGGCCCGCTGCTGGACCTATGAGACGGCTGTAGCACTGGACAGCACCATTCCCAATG AGCTTCCGTACAATGACTACTTTGAGTATTTTGGACCTGATTTTAAACTTCACATCAGCCCCTCCAACATGACCAATCAAAATACAAATGACTATCTGGAAAAAATCAA ACAGCGTCTGTTTGAGAATCTGCGGATGTTGCCTCATGCTCCAGGGGTTCAGATGCAGGCGATCCCAGAGGATGCTGTTCAGGAAGACAGCGGAGATGAGGAGGATGACCCCGACAAACGCATCTCCA TCCGTGCCCACGACAAGCGGATAGCCTGCGACGAGGAGTTCTCAGACTCTGAAGACGAAGGACAGGGCGGCCGGAGAAATGCAGCCAATTACAAGAAGCCTAAACGAGTGAAGACTGAAGAAGAGAAGgatggagaagagaagaaag ATGTCAAAGAAGAAGAGAAAGCTTCAGAAGAAAAAATGGACACAAAGGG gccaaaagaggaattaaaaacaGTCTGA
- the si:ch73-130a3.4 gene encoding THAP domain-containing protein 6, with the protein MPDSCAAWGCKNRRTIQSRHRGITFHKFPREKALRRQWEIATRRKGFSASHCSVLCSEHFKPQDVDRTGQTVRIREGAKPSIFSFPAHLQRPVAPRKTRTSRKAEERPQVDCSQQLQETKPLPNVDHSYALPADPTDLKARLGEALARVESLERDMRNVKKREQRAKNMVLALLEDLNGKNFINDELKHKLNFYSGKMKIKS; encoded by the exons ATGCCTGATTCGTGTGCTGCCTGGGGCTGCAAAAACCGCCGCACAATACAAAGCAGACACCGCGGAATTACTTTCCACAA GTTTCCTAGGGAGAAAGCATTGAGGAGGCAGTGGGAAATCGCTACGAGAAGGAAAGGTTTCTCCGCCAGCCACTGCTCGGTGCTGTGCAGTGAGCACTTTAAGCCACAGGATGTGGACAGGACAGGTCAAACTGTCAGGATTCGAGAAGGAGCTAAACCATCCATCTTCAGTTTCCCAGCTCATCTACAAAGA CCGGTGGCACCCAGGAAGACAAGAACATCAAGGAAAGCTGAAGAGAGGCCACAAGTGGACTGTTCTCAGCAGTTACAAGAGACTAAACCTCTGCCTAATGTT GACCACTCCTATGCCTTGCCAGCAGATCCCACTGATCTAAAGGCTAGACTCGGTGAAGCCTTGGCTAGGGTGGAGAGTCTGGAGCGAGACATGAGGAACGTGAAGAAACGAGAACAGAGGGCAAAGAACATGGTGCTAGCTCTTCTAGAAGACCTCAATGGAAAGAACTTCATAAATGACGAGTTGAAACACAAGCTCAATTTCTACTCagggaaaatgaaaataaaaagttga
- the LOC132145536 gene encoding probable histone deacetylase 1-B isoform X1: MALSSQGTKKKVCYYYDGDVGNYYYGQGHPMKPHRIRMTHNLLLNYGLYRKMEIYRPHKANGEEMTKYHSDDYIKFLRSIRPDNMSEYSKQMQRFNVGEDCPVFDGLFEFCQLSTGGSVAGAVKLNKQQTDIAINWAGGLHHAKKSEASGFCYVNDIVLAILELLKYHQRVLYIDIDIHHGDGVEEAFYTTDRVMTVSFHKYGEYFPGTGDLRDIGAGKGKYYAVNYPLRDGIDDESYEAIFKPIMAKVMEMYQPSAVVLQCGADSLSGDRLGCFNLTIKGHAKCVEYIKSFNLPLLMLGGGGYTIRNVARCWTYETAVALDSTIPNELPYNDYFEYFGPDFKLHISPSNMTNQNTNDYLEKIKQRLFENLRMLPHAPGVQMQAIPEDAVQEDSGDEEDDPDKRISIRAHDKRIACDEEFSDSEDEGQGGRRNAANYKKPKRVKTEEEKDGEEKKGEPTDVKEEEKASEEKMDTKGPKEELKTV; this comes from the exons ATGGCGCTGAGTTCTCAAGGAACAAAGAAGAAAGTTTGCTATTATTATGACG GGGATGTTGGGAATTACTACTATGGCCAGGGTCATCCCATGAAACCCCACAGAATCCGCATGACCCACAACCTCCTCCTCAACTATGGCCTGTATAGGAAAATGGAAATTTAT CGGCCTCATAAAGCCAATGGTGAAGAAATGACCAAGTATCACAGTGATGATTACATCAAGTTCCTTCGTTCCATCCGCCCAGACAACATGTCTGAGTACAGCAAGCAGATGCAGAGAT TTAATGTAGGGGAAGATTGTCCCGTCTTTGATGGCTTATTTGAGTTCTGTCAGCTCTCAACAGGTGGATCTGTTG CTGGGGCTGTGAAACTGAACAAACAGCAGACAGACATTGCCATTAACTGGGCAGGAGGCCTTCATCATGCCAAGAAATCTGAGGCGTCTGGTTTCTGCTATGTCAACGACATCGTACTCGCCATTCTGGAGCTGCTCAA GTACCATCAAAGAGTGCTTTACATCGACATTGACATTCATCACGGAGATGGAGTCGAGGAAGCTTTCTACACAACAGACCGTGTCATGACTGTTTCCTTCCACAAGTATGGAGAGTATTTCCCGGGTACTGGAGACCTCCGA gatatcGGTGCAGGGAAGGGAAAATACTATGCGGTGAATTACCCGCTCAGGGATGGTATAGATGATGAGTCCTACGAAGCCATATTCAAACCT ATTATGGCCAAAGTGATGGAGATGTACCAGCCCAGTGCTGTGGTGCTCCAGTGTGGCGCTGACTCTCTGTCCGGAGATCGATTGGGCTGCTTTAACCTCACCATCAAAG GCCATGCCAAGTGTGTGGAGTACATAAAGAGCTTTAACCTGCCCCTGCTCATGCTGGGAGGAGGAGGCTACACCATCAGGAACGTGGCCCGCTGCTGGACCTATGAGACGGCTGTAGCACTGGACAGCACCATTCCCAATG AGCTTCCGTACAATGACTACTTTGAGTATTTTGGACCTGATTTTAAACTTCACATCAGCCCCTCCAACATGACCAATCAAAATACAAATGACTATCTGGAAAAAATCAA ACAGCGTCTGTTTGAGAATCTGCGGATGTTGCCTCATGCTCCAGGGGTTCAGATGCAGGCGATCCCAGAGGATGCTGTTCAGGAAGACAGCGGAGATGAGGAGGATGACCCCGACAAACGCATCTCCA TCCGTGCCCACGACAAGCGGATAGCCTGCGACGAGGAGTTCTCAGACTCTGAAGACGAAGGACAGGGCGGCCGGAGAAATGCAGCCAATTACAAGAAGCCTAAACGAGTGAAGACTGAAGAAGAGAAGgatggagaagagaagaaagGTGAGCCAACAG ATGTCAAAGAAGAAGAGAAAGCTTCAGAAGAAAAAATGGACACAAAGGG gccaaaagaggaattaaaaacaGTCTGA